Proteins encoded together in one Corynebacterium liangguodongii window:
- a CDS encoding FtsX-like permease family protein, translating to MFVAMREIRGARGRFGLIAGVVALITLLVVMLTGLTAGLGKQNTSALEALRPASVTFADGDDPSYATSRIARGDVPVGAIPLGTGQTMLTAADGTEISTAVLGLPRGTALPTGHTMGDTAVASQGLGVAVGESVEVGGASIRVGEIADDLYYSHSPVLWVPTEVWQAAMHTDAAGTVLLRADDAGIALKKSFNALPAYGSERGSLLLIQGFLYAIAALVTVAFLTVWTLQRTRDLSILRALGASTRYLRKDALGQAALILCAGVLAGAAAASLLGLAAAQVAPFSLGPVTVWGPPLVLWLLGMVGAWLATRSITTIDPQQALGGIA from the coding sequence ATGTTCGTAGCAATGAGAGAAATCAGAGGCGCCCGGGGCCGCTTCGGCCTGATCGCCGGCGTCGTCGCGCTGATCACGCTCCTCGTGGTCATGCTCACCGGGCTCACCGCCGGGCTGGGCAAGCAAAACACATCCGCGCTCGAGGCGCTTCGTCCCGCATCCGTCACGTTCGCCGATGGGGACGATCCGTCCTACGCCACCTCGCGCATTGCGCGTGGCGACGTCCCCGTGGGCGCAATCCCTCTGGGTACCGGCCAGACGATGCTCACCGCGGCCGACGGAACGGAGATCTCCACTGCCGTTCTCGGCCTACCCCGGGGCACGGCCCTGCCCACCGGCCACACCATGGGCGATACAGCGGTCGCCTCGCAAGGGCTCGGGGTCGCGGTGGGGGAGAGTGTCGAGGTCGGCGGGGCGTCGATACGCGTGGGCGAGATCGCAGACGACCTGTACTACTCGCACTCTCCGGTCCTCTGGGTGCCCACCGAGGTGTGGCAGGCGGCGATGCACACAGACGCGGCGGGCACCGTGCTACTTCGCGCGGACGATGCCGGCATTGCCCTGAAGAAGTCCTTCAACGCCCTGCCCGCCTACGGGTCCGAGCGGGGTTCGCTCCTGCTGATCCAAGGCTTCCTCTACGCCATTGCGGCGTTGGTCACGGTCGCCTTCCTCACGGTGTGGACGCTGCAGCGCACGCGTGATTTGTCGATCTTGCGGGCGCTGGGGGCGTCGACGCGCTACCTGCGTAAAGACGCCCTCGGGCAGGCCGCTCTCATCCTTTGCGCCGGGGTGCTCGCGGGTGCGGCGGCCGCGAGCCTGCTCGGTCTTGCGGCCGCCCAGGTCGCGCCGTTTTCGCTCGGCCCCGTCACCGTCTGGGGGCCGCCGCTGGTGTTGTGGCTGCTCGGCATGGTCGGCGCATGGCTGGCCACTCGCTCCATTACCACGATTGATCCGCAGCAAGCACTAGGAGGTATCGCGTAG
- a CDS encoding Fic family protein, protein MNNSEGFAPDTPYNDLPPLPPPVDVETAAVLKDVIEARAALAALNTACDLIPNPEIITSTIPLREAQASTEIENIVTTNDELFKAEWEVDPTPSPATKEALRYKSALYTGVSSLDSRPVSEKTAVQMCSILSGQSAQIRSTTGTVIGDPRSKERIYTPPEGQQVIERHLSAWERFIYSPHGLDPLVLMAVTHYQFEAIHPFYDGNGRTGRILNILLLIQLGVLRLPVLYLSGYIVDNKSEYYALLRGVTARGDWEAWVRFMVRGVQSSAESTTQLIDDLRRLQEEANEAIRALGISAGADLAHLLFLKPYVRIADVVDAGLAQRQTASAWLNQLAGAGILAEYKVGRSKVFANTAALGVLTRR, encoded by the coding sequence ATGAACAACTCCGAGGGATTTGCTCCGGACACTCCCTACAACGATCTACCGCCCCTACCTCCGCCTGTGGACGTGGAGACTGCGGCGGTGCTCAAGGATGTCATCGAGGCGCGGGCCGCGCTGGCGGCCTTGAACACCGCCTGCGACCTCATCCCGAACCCTGAGATCATCACCTCGACGATCCCGCTGCGCGAGGCGCAGGCGTCGACAGAGATCGAGAACATCGTCACCACCAACGACGAGTTGTTCAAGGCGGAGTGGGAGGTCGATCCCACCCCCTCGCCGGCAACGAAAGAAGCGCTGAGATACAAGTCGGCCCTCTACACCGGGGTAAGCTCGCTCGACTCGCGGCCGGTATCGGAGAAGACCGCTGTGCAGATGTGCAGCATCCTATCCGGCCAGTCAGCGCAGATCCGCTCAACCACTGGGACAGTCATCGGCGACCCGCGCTCGAAAGAGCGCATCTACACGCCGCCCGAGGGACAGCAGGTCATCGAGCGTCACCTCTCCGCGTGGGAGAGGTTCATCTATTCGCCCCACGGCCTCGATCCCCTCGTCCTCATGGCCGTGACGCACTACCAATTCGAGGCGATCCACCCCTTCTACGACGGCAACGGGCGGACGGGACGCATCCTCAACATCCTGCTGCTCATTCAGCTCGGCGTGCTCCGGCTACCGGTGCTCTACCTGTCCGGCTATATCGTGGACAACAAGTCGGAGTACTACGCGCTGCTGCGCGGGGTCACGGCGCGGGGGGATTGGGAAGCGTGGGTCCGCTTCATGGTACGCGGAGTGCAGTCGTCTGCGGAGTCGACCACGCAGCTCATCGATGACCTGCGCCGCCTCCAGGAGGAGGCGAACGAGGCGATCCGCGCCCTCGGAATCTCGGCGGGGGCCGACCTCGCCCACCTGTTGTTTCTCAAGCCGTACGTGCGCATCGCGGACGTCGTCGACGCGGGATTGGCGCAGCGGCAGACCGCGTCGGCCTGGCTCAATCAGCTGGCCGGGGCCGGCATCCTGGCGGAGTACAAGGTGGGGCGGAGCAAGGTGTTTGCCAACACCGCGGCGCTCGGCGTATTGACGCGACGCTGA
- a CDS encoding sensor histidine kinase, whose product MSNTTRILRFLRISLHVLVAVLLAVGMVNAGGKIVALLLAASFALLYLAGTVYHNRGGRYSPAHAIAWLVGITALWVFMTLASPSFAWLEFPLVILASYLLPVPASLLAAALILCFTLSITGPASGVGGLVGPTIGTGIAVLIFHSYTALRREAEHYKQLAADLEAAQLELAAAERAAGVAAERARLSREVHDTIAQGLSSIVLLGRALDKQLDRPGDARETLDIIRHTAADNLTQARRIVAGVSGAHEPLTQRIDALARSAEQRQRALGTPLRVTVNAADLPGPAADVAERVVREALSNIVRHAHATEAVITVDVLGDQATIDVYDDGVGIGTREGFGLTGLRARVEEAGGALTVEGNVLAATIPV is encoded by the coding sequence GTGAGCAACACCACCCGAATCCTGCGGTTCCTCCGCATCAGCCTCCACGTCCTCGTCGCTGTGCTCCTGGCGGTAGGCATGGTCAACGCCGGAGGCAAGATCGTCGCCCTCCTCCTCGCCGCGTCCTTCGCGCTGCTCTACCTCGCTGGCACCGTCTACCACAACCGGGGCGGCAGGTACTCGCCCGCGCACGCCATCGCGTGGCTAGTCGGCATCACCGCGCTATGGGTATTCATGACGCTGGCCTCCCCGTCGTTTGCGTGGCTGGAGTTCCCGCTGGTTATCCTCGCCAGTTACCTCCTTCCCGTGCCCGCCTCGCTCCTCGCAGCGGCGCTCATCCTCTGCTTCACGCTGAGCATCACCGGCCCCGCGAGCGGCGTCGGCGGTCTCGTCGGGCCTACCATCGGCACCGGCATCGCGGTGCTGATCTTCCACTCCTATACCGCCCTGCGCCGGGAGGCCGAGCACTATAAGCAGCTCGCGGCCGATTTGGAGGCGGCCCAACTGGAGCTCGCCGCCGCGGAGCGCGCCGCCGGGGTGGCAGCCGAGCGAGCCCGGCTCTCGCGCGAGGTCCACGACACGATCGCACAGGGGCTCAGCTCCATCGTTTTGCTGGGCAGGGCGCTGGACAAGCAGCTAGATCGGCCGGGGGACGCGCGCGAGACCCTCGACATCATCCGGCACACGGCGGCCGACAACCTCACGCAGGCCCGCCGCATCGTCGCCGGGGTCAGCGGTGCGCACGAGCCTCTCACCCAGCGTATCGACGCCCTCGCCCGCTCCGCGGAGCAGCGCCAACGCGCCCTCGGCACACCCCTCCGAGTCACCGTCAACGCCGCCGATCTCCCGGGCCCGGCGGCAGACGTCGCCGAGCGCGTCGTGCGCGAGGCCCTCAGCAACATCGTGCGCCACGCCCACGCCACCGAGGCAGTGATCACCGTGGACGTCCTCGGAGACCAGGCCACCATCGACGTCTACGACGACGGGGTGGGCATCGGCACGCGCGAAGGCTTCGGCCTCACAGGCCTGCGCGCCCGCGTCGAGGAGGCCGGTGGCGCACTGACCGTGGAGGGCAACGTGCTCGCCGCGACGATCCCCGTATAA
- a CDS encoding response regulator, protein MINVMLIDDHPVVRAGLRAVLDSFGDIEVIAEAATGNAEVPAGVDVVVSDIQMPGAGGIEVTRRLRAAGGPPVLILTTYDTQADVVAAMEAGALGYLLKDAPEAELHAAILSAAAGQRVLSPQVAGVLAERISNPEQALSPREIEILKALQTGASNREIARRAYISEATVKTHLIHIYAKLGVDNRTAAVEAARQRRII, encoded by the coding sequence ATGATCAACGTCATGCTCATAGACGACCACCCCGTCGTCCGCGCCGGCCTGCGCGCCGTGCTCGATTCCTTCGGTGACATCGAGGTCATTGCGGAGGCAGCGACCGGCAACGCGGAGGTTCCCGCGGGGGTGGACGTTGTGGTCTCGGACATTCAGATGCCGGGCGCTGGCGGCATCGAGGTCACCCGCCGCCTACGCGCCGCGGGCGGGCCGCCCGTGCTCATCTTGACCACCTACGACACCCAGGCCGACGTCGTCGCGGCGATGGAGGCGGGCGCGCTTGGCTACCTGCTCAAAGACGCCCCCGAGGCAGAGCTCCACGCGGCGATACTGAGCGCCGCCGCCGGGCAGAGGGTTCTCTCGCCACAGGTCGCCGGCGTGCTTGCAGAGCGCATCTCCAACCCCGAACAGGCGCTCTCACCACGCGAAATCGAGATCCTCAAAGCGCTACAAACGGGCGCATCGAACCGCGAGATCGCGCGCCGCGCCTACATTTCGGAGGCCACCGTGAAGACGCACCTCATCCACATCTACGCCAAGCTCGGGGTGGATAACCGCACCGCGGCAGTCGAGGCGGCCCGGCAGCGCCGGATTATCTAG
- a CDS encoding ribokinase: MPCITVVGSINADLSVTVTRHPAPGETLIGAGGEVSAGGKGANQAVAAAKLGAEVTLIGAVGTDAYAAPALEHLRTSGVELSAVKEVAGPTGLAVITVSADGENTIIVVPGANASVGADVVAAHSEAIERADILLLQGEIPAEGFAAAVRAATGRVVVNLAPVVEVPREMLLRADPLVVNEHEAGLVLAQLGAQLGAQLGARLAPDTPDTEENAARALLRAGFSSVVVTRGARGCVIGTQGRIEAIPTPVVEAVDSTGAGDAFVGALVFRLAEGDALVDAAVFAARVGAFAATRRGAQVSYPSLRDELPS, encoded by the coding sequence ATGCCCTGTATCACCGTCGTTGGTTCCATCAATGCAGACCTCTCGGTTACCGTCACGCGGCACCCAGCGCCGGGGGAGACCCTCATCGGCGCTGGTGGGGAGGTATCAGCCGGGGGAAAGGGCGCGAACCAGGCGGTCGCCGCGGCGAAGCTCGGCGCAGAGGTCACCCTGATCGGCGCCGTGGGCACAGACGCCTACGCCGCGCCCGCGCTCGAGCACCTGCGCACCTCCGGCGTCGAGCTCTCGGCGGTCAAGGAGGTCGCCGGCCCGACCGGGCTGGCGGTGATTACGGTCTCGGCGGACGGGGAGAACACCATCATCGTCGTGCCCGGCGCGAACGCGAGCGTGGGCGCCGACGTCGTCGCGGCACATAGCGAGGCGATCGAGCGGGCTGACATCCTGCTGCTGCAGGGCGAGATCCCCGCCGAGGGCTTCGCCGCCGCGGTGCGGGCGGCAACGGGCCGCGTCGTGGTCAACCTCGCCCCGGTCGTCGAGGTCCCGCGGGAGATGCTCTTGCGCGCCGATCCGCTCGTGGTCAACGAGCACGAGGCGGGCCTCGTCCTCGCCCAGCTCGGTGCCCAGCTCGGTGCCCAGCTCGGCGCGCGCCTGGCACCCGATACTCCCGATACTGAGGAGAATGCCGCGCGGGCGCTGCTTAGGGCCGGGTTCTCCTCCGTGGTGGTCACCCGCGGCGCGCGCGGCTGCGTTATCGGCACGCAGGGGCGCATCGAGGCCATTCCCACGCCGGTGGTCGAGGCCGTGGATTCCACGGGGGCGGGCGACGCGTTCGTCGGCGCGCTCGTTTTTCGCCTCGCGGAGGGCGATGCGCTTGTCGACGCCGCCGTCTTCGCCGCGCGGGTGGGAGCCTTTGCCGCGACCCGGCGCGGCGCGCAGGTGTCCTACCCCTCGCTGCGCGACGAGCTGCCGTCGTAG
- a CDS encoding LamG-like jellyroll fold domain-containing protein → MRKTLSAAIIAALIGPHLIASAPAHAEELGSRFTLGVMPDTQFYSRYGTAAAGDIFGSRYGSNPFDEQAQFLVDSRDELNTEFVTHLGDVVDEADDRESWEIASAAMEKLDRAGVDYSILPGNHDYHVFDDGASAFATYFPASRAAAHETFGGRFQAPGVYEDDANQPVDSEYHIFDAEGQKYLVLALGWRAGDETLEWAQEIIDAHPNLPVILTAHEISNIDGEGKVFYSEDYGRHLFDSFIRRNDQIFLTISGHHHGAGYHLSTNDAGHQVINILQDYQMSYLGGNGLMGMLQFDLSGNTLDMTAFSPWVKGKEHSALTHFDSLLPAGPGDSYSVPINYAERFAGFDPEWKPGEEDDPDYTARLTSTLEQGYAPFEITPGERPTSPTDYPAVEGTAVHWRPGQATFNGRRLADGDAVPAGSIVPDVAGGQDFTRARLRIGTREDSITYSTDHHELSSDEGSLRWDKPTSKIAVSYFETAAGAPINSETFPNGYTIEAFVKLDENFNGDDNGWSNALIRNASGEDLGTDDGDPIQMLGISNLRELRWWALGNNKQGHSNWSHEVPKGEWMHVAVVNDPADASVTMYVDGAPILRDGYGPVGLAGEGFTWLLGTSAWEGHTVDGWYGNIGEIRMVDHPIGPDQWLTARSGEGAPTPAPEAGSSQVGSSLAAFGGGVLVGLLAALGAAAALAARLGGALEAALGPVIDHITGQIRALQR, encoded by the coding sequence ATGCGAAAGACCCTCTCCGCCGCGATCATTGCGGCACTCATCGGCCCCCATCTCATCGCCTCTGCCCCGGCCCACGCCGAGGAGCTCGGCTCCCGGTTCACCCTGGGGGTGATGCCGGATACGCAGTTCTATTCCCGCTACGGCACCGCTGCCGCGGGCGATATATTTGGCAGCCGCTACGGGTCTAACCCGTTCGACGAGCAGGCACAGTTTCTTGTCGATTCCCGGGACGAGCTCAACACCGAGTTTGTCACCCACCTTGGAGACGTCGTGGACGAGGCGGATGACCGCGAGAGCTGGGAGATCGCATCAGCGGCGATGGAGAAGCTCGACCGGGCCGGGGTGGATTACTCCATCCTGCCGGGCAACCACGACTACCACGTCTTCGACGACGGCGCCTCAGCGTTTGCGACGTACTTCCCGGCCTCTCGCGCGGCGGCGCACGAGACCTTCGGCGGGCGCTTCCAGGCCCCGGGCGTCTACGAGGACGACGCGAACCAGCCGGTCGACTCCGAGTACCACATATTCGACGCAGAGGGCCAGAAATACCTGGTGCTCGCCCTAGGGTGGCGCGCCGGGGACGAGACGCTGGAGTGGGCGCAAGAGATTATCGACGCCCACCCCAACCTCCCGGTCATTCTCACCGCGCACGAGATCTCCAACATCGACGGCGAGGGAAAGGTCTTCTACAGCGAGGACTACGGAAGGCACCTTTTCGATTCGTTCATCCGCCGCAACGACCAGATCTTCCTCACCATCTCGGGCCACCACCACGGGGCCGGCTACCACCTGAGCACGAACGATGCGGGCCACCAGGTGATCAACATCCTGCAGGATTACCAGATGTCCTACCTCGGCGGCAACGGGCTGATGGGCATGCTGCAGTTCGACCTCAGCGGAAACACCCTCGACATGACGGCGTTTTCCCCGTGGGTGAAGGGGAAAGAACACTCGGCCCTCACCCACTTCGACAGCCTCCTGCCGGCGGGGCCTGGCGACTCCTATTCAGTGCCGATCAATTACGCCGAGCGCTTCGCGGGCTTCGATCCCGAGTGGAAACCCGGCGAGGAAGACGACCCCGACTACACGGCCCGGCTGACATCCACCCTCGAGCAGGGCTACGCACCGTTCGAGATCACCCCGGGCGAGCGCCCGACCTCCCCCACCGACTACCCCGCCGTCGAGGGCACCGCGGTGCACTGGCGCCCGGGCCAGGCGACGTTCAACGGCAGGCGCCTTGCCGACGGCGACGCGGTCCCGGCGGGTTCCATCGTCCCCGACGTTGCGGGCGGCCAGGACTTCACCCGGGCCCGGCTCAGGATCGGCACGCGCGAGGATTCCATCACCTATAGCACCGACCACCACGAGCTCTCTTCCGATGAGGGATCTCTGCGGTGGGACAAGCCGACCAGCAAGATCGCCGTGTCCTACTTCGAGACCGCCGCCGGGGCACCGATCAACTCCGAGACCTTCCCCAACGGCTACACCATCGAGGCCTTTGTGAAGCTCGATGAGAACTTCAACGGCGACGACAACGGCTGGTCAAACGCCCTGATCCGCAACGCCTCGGGCGAGGATCTCGGCACCGATGATGGCGACCCGATCCAGATGCTCGGAATCTCCAACCTGCGCGAGCTGCGCTGGTGGGCGCTGGGCAACAACAAGCAAGGCCATTCCAACTGGAGCCACGAAGTTCCCAAGGGCGAGTGGATGCACGTCGCCGTGGTCAACGACCCGGCCGACGCCTCGGTGACCATGTACGTCGATGGTGCCCCGATCCTGCGCGACGGATACGGCCCCGTGGGCCTCGCGGGCGAGGGCTTCACCTGGCTGCTGGGCACCTCCGCCTGGGAGGGGCACACGGTAGACGGCTGGTACGGCAACATCGGCGAGATCCGGATGGTCGACCACCCGATCGGACCCGATCAGTGGCTCACCGCGCGCAGCGGAGAAGGCGCTCCTACACCGGCCCCGGAGGCTGGCTCCTCCCAGGTGGGCAGCAGCCTCGCCGCCTTCGGTGGCGGCGTGCTCGTCGGCCTGCTCGCCGCGCTCGGTGCCGCAGCGGCCCTGGCGGCGCGCCTCGGCGGTGCGCTCGAAGCCGCGCTCGGCCCGGTGATCGACCACATCACCGGCCAGATCCGCGCGCTGCAGCGGTAG
- a CDS encoding IS1096 element passenger TnpR family protein, protein MIVSLLMAVEGAEPAISRVVNVDDSMDLGMLAHVIDAAFGFSGGESHVYMAAGEGRSHVIATHPSADEFSEADITVARMEPMTYVYDPSANWNIHVEVLGTSRLDGPTPLLIDAHGPDVVEACNGPALMTKFHTEARRIAAGLDPNMEVAPLLLSFLPVMSPERLLQRLTQADQVTVAERISFVAEDLMIDSAATMEADPLAPEFAADFENFLDSRPDLQDIIAIDPNPEHNPALISAMAAFFEEKLGDLAPQPPLESPADGAPSGSHDPVEETIFAALSLFQEPVKLTASGYLPSRAVKELGAILGIDTTAQRPREASHPQVLATRTLLTHAGLIRVSADHVALTQLGDQAVYGLVPFGNLYEPLHRGLERALGAQEWHTVVRWVARENGMIASGPQRVPDDLDAACALLAALAVLGPFAYTGALRLTTGGFRFIERALELSQQ, encoded by the coding sequence ATGATTGTTTCGCTGCTCATGGCCGTCGAGGGGGCCGAGCCCGCCATCTCCCGCGTGGTCAACGTCGATGATTCGATGGACCTTGGGATGCTCGCGCACGTCATCGATGCCGCGTTCGGCTTCTCGGGCGGCGAGAGCCACGTCTACATGGCGGCGGGGGAGGGGCGTTCGCACGTCATCGCCACCCACCCGAGCGCCGATGAGTTCTCCGAGGCGGACATTACCGTGGCGCGGATGGAGCCCATGACCTACGTCTACGATCCGTCGGCGAATTGGAACATCCACGTCGAGGTCCTCGGCACGTCACGGCTCGACGGCCCGACGCCGCTGCTTATCGACGCCCACGGGCCCGACGTCGTCGAAGCGTGCAACGGCCCGGCGCTGATGACCAAGTTCCACACCGAGGCCCGCCGCATCGCCGCCGGCCTGGACCCGAACATGGAGGTCGCCCCGCTTTTGCTGAGCTTTTTGCCGGTCATGAGCCCGGAGCGCCTCCTCCAGCGGCTCACCCAGGCCGACCAGGTCACCGTGGCCGAGCGCATTAGTTTCGTGGCCGAGGATTTGATGATCGACTCCGCAGCCACGATGGAGGCAGACCCCCTCGCCCCGGAGTTCGCCGCGGATTTCGAGAACTTCCTCGACTCCCGCCCGGACCTCCAGGACATCATCGCGATCGACCCCAACCCCGAGCACAACCCCGCGCTCATCTCGGCCATGGCGGCGTTTTTCGAAGAAAAGCTCGGCGACCTCGCCCCGCAGCCGCCCCTCGAGTCTCCCGCGGACGGGGCCCCGTCGGGCAGCCACGATCCGGTCGAAGAGACCATCTTCGCCGCCTTGTCGCTGTTCCAAGAGCCCGTCAAGCTCACCGCCAGCGGGTACTTACCCTCCCGGGCCGTCAAGGAGCTCGGGGCGATCTTGGGCATCGACACCACGGCCCAGCGCCCCCGCGAGGCGTCCCACCCGCAGGTTTTGGCCACCCGCACGCTTCTCACCCACGCCGGCCTCATCCGCGTCAGCGCCGACCATGTGGCCCTCACCCAGCTCGGTGACCAGGCCGTCTACGGACTCGTCCCGTTTGGCAACCTCTACGAGCCGCTGCACCGCGGGCTGGAGCGCGCCCTCGGCGCCCAAGAGTGGCACACGGTGGTGCGCTGGGTCGCCCGGGAGAACGGGATGATTGCCTCCGGCCCGCAGCGCGTCCCCGACGACCTCGACGCGGCGTGTGCCCTGCTCGCGGCTCTTGCGGTGCTCGGCCCGTTCGCCTACACGGGCGCGCTGCGGCTTACCACGGGAGGGTTCCGGTTCATCGAGCGGGCGCTCGAGCTAAGCCAGCAGTAG
- a CDS encoding DUF202 domain-containing protein, which translates to MKDEAITVVDPGLQPERTAMSWTRTALAMQACALVLVRWSDTHPGIVKAAIFLLSASALWLIVGNRQVYRNRAAWMAAGARPEPDVCGVALTTAMLLVLGGAELALLLA; encoded by the coding sequence GTGAAAGACGAGGCGATTACGGTCGTCGACCCCGGGCTGCAACCCGAGCGCACCGCGATGAGCTGGACGCGCACGGCGCTGGCCATGCAGGCCTGCGCCCTCGTGCTCGTGCGCTGGTCGGATACCCACCCGGGGATTGTCAAGGCGGCGATCTTCTTGCTCAGCGCCAGCGCCCTGTGGCTCATCGTGGGCAACCGGCAGGTCTACCGGAACCGGGCGGCTTGGATGGCCGCCGGGGCTAGGCCGGAGCCTGACGTCTGCGGCGTCGCGCTGACAACCGCGATGCTCCTGGTCCTCGGCGGCGCCGAGCTAGCGCTACTGCTGGCTTAG
- a CDS encoding YidH family protein, which yields MSAGRGRFTRAVFPDGEEPDPRFTLANERTFLAWTRTALAFFAAGVALEALKIPGIPPGRSTAAAAVVIVLAMAISLGSALRWVRVERALRHGRPLPAPAIVPVLGVGIFIACAVVLMGVL from the coding sequence ATGAGCGCAGGACGCGGACGGTTCACGCGGGCGGTGTTCCCCGACGGGGAGGAACCCGACCCGCGCTTTACGCTGGCCAATGAGCGCACGTTTCTCGCCTGGACACGCACCGCGCTTGCGTTTTTCGCCGCCGGCGTCGCCCTCGAGGCGCTCAAGATCCCCGGTATCCCGCCGGGCCGGAGCACCGCTGCGGCAGCCGTGGTCATTGTCCTCGCGATGGCGATCTCGCTGGGCTCGGCCCTTCGCTGGGTGCGCGTCGAGCGGGCGCTTAGGCACGGCAGGCCCCTGCCCGCCCCGGCAATCGTCCCGGTTCTCGGGGTGGGCATCTTTATCGCCTGCGCGGTCGTGCTCATGGGTGTGCTGTGA
- a CDS encoding VanZ family protein, translated as MPPLQRAIAWALVIAVIGYFTLGKAHFSVEGLWDVSVHQRRVLRLVPLDEFRAPSTWYGPWLNFFGNVALFLPVGFLLGSAERGAVIGLILSVCIEAAQWIFASGYTDIDDVIFNTAGAALGGWLAAALSSRNNALGVWVISAGAAVLSLIFLASIVR; from the coding sequence GTGCCGCCGCTACAGCGCGCGATTGCGTGGGCGCTCGTCATCGCGGTGATCGGTTACTTCACCCTGGGCAAGGCTCACTTCAGCGTCGAGGGGTTATGGGACGTCTCCGTCCACCAACGCCGTGTGCTACGGCTCGTGCCCCTCGACGAATTCCGCGCACCCTCAACCTGGTACGGCCCCTGGCTGAACTTCTTCGGCAACGTCGCGCTCTTTCTGCCCGTCGGTTTCCTGCTCGGCAGCGCGGAGCGGGGCGCGGTGATCGGCCTGATCCTCAGCGTGTGCATCGAGGCGGCGCAGTGGATCTTCGCCTCGGGCTACACGGATATTGACGACGTCATCTTCAACACCGCCGGCGCCGCCCTGGGCGGGTGGCTGGCCGCGGCGCTCTCCTCGCGCAACAACGCCCTGGGCGTGTGGGTCATCTCCGCCGGGGCGGCGGTGCTCAGCCTGATATTCCTCGCCTCCATCGTGCGCTAG